The following coding sequences lie in one Caproicibacterium argilliputei genomic window:
- the prmC gene encoding peptide chain release factor N(5)-glutamine methyltransferase produces MTKEQAYLQAKKTLRQAGKESPAFDAVCLCRKVFGLDRAGLAVHGQEAAPDADARELQRLAALRAGGEPLQYLLGVWPFLELELAVGEGVLCPREETELLVRTAAQRLPQGGRVLDLCAGSGAVGLGLASLRPDLTVFCGEKFDGALRYLRENCCKYANLHVQPLQLDAFSTEDAAACGKLDGFLCNPPYVEENEIPQLQPELHFEPETALDGGEDGLRFYRAIAQIWVPQVKPGGLCAVEIGESQAASVSGLFQSAGLRDVAVCRDFNAFDRVVYGFRGEKLV; encoded by the coding sequence ATGACAAAAGAGCAGGCGTATCTGCAGGCGAAAAAGACATTGCGGCAGGCAGGCAAGGAAAGTCCTGCCTTTGACGCGGTCTGTCTGTGCAGGAAAGTGTTCGGGCTGGACCGCGCCGGCTTGGCGGTACACGGGCAGGAAGCGGCGCCGGACGCAGACGCGCGGGAACTACAGCGGCTCGCGGCGCTGCGCGCCGGGGGAGAACCGCTGCAGTACCTGCTTGGTGTGTGGCCGTTTCTGGAACTGGAACTTGCGGTCGGCGAAGGCGTGCTCTGCCCGCGTGAAGAAACGGAACTGCTGGTGCGCACAGCGGCACAGCGGCTGCCGCAGGGCGGCCGGGTTTTGGATTTGTGTGCGGGCAGCGGGGCGGTTGGCTTGGGGCTTGCAAGCCTGCGACCGGATTTGACGGTGTTCTGTGGGGAAAAGTTTGACGGTGCGCTGCGCTACCTGCGAGAAAACTGCTGTAAGTACGCAAATTTGCATGTGCAGCCGCTGCAGCTGGACGCGTTTTCCACTGAGGATGCGGCTGCCTGTGGAAAACTGGATGGCTTTCTGTGCAACCCGCCATATGTAGAGGAAAACGAAATTCCGCAGCTGCAGCCGGAGTTGCACTTCGAGCCGGAAACCGCACTGGACGGCGGAGAGGACGGCTTGCGGTTTTACCGCGCCATCGCGCAGATTTGGGTGCCGCAGGTCAAGCCGGGCGGACTTTGTGCGGTGGAAATCGGCGAAAGCCAGGCAGCCTCGGTTTCCGGGCTGTTTCAGAGCGCGGGTCTTCGCGATGTGGCGGTGTGCAGGGATTTCAATGCCTTTGACCGCGTGGTGTATGGCTTTCGCGGCGAAAAACTTGTTTGA